The following proteins are co-located in the Desulfoscipio sp. XC116 genome:
- a CDS encoding metal ABC transporter permease, with amino-acid sequence MDACIILLTDYTFQTVALGSAILGIISGIMGSFAVLRKQSLLGDGVSHAALPGVVLAFVLTGSKNTEFLLFGALLSGLLATLFIIQIVKHSRIKFDSALALVLSVFFGLGMVLLTHVQKIPDSNQAGLKRFIFGQAATLLQRDVVLMLVCGIVLLILVIIFWKEFKLFTFDSDFARSIGFSPRKLNLLLSFMIVLTIIIGLQTVGVILMSAMLIAPAVAARQWTDKLAMMVLLAAVFGALSGVAGTIASSLVPKLPTGPCIVIIVSLIVLVSLLFAPGRGMVGRLYRHRQTRLTLKANGGKSDVSAI; translated from the coding sequence ATGGATGCATGCATAATATTATTAACCGATTATACCTTTCAAACCGTCGCTTTGGGTTCAGCTATTTTAGGCATCATCAGCGGTATTATGGGGAGTTTCGCCGTGCTCAGAAAGCAGAGTCTCCTGGGCGACGGTGTCTCCCATGCCGCACTGCCGGGAGTTGTACTGGCTTTTGTCCTGACCGGCAGTAAAAATACAGAATTTCTTTTGTTCGGCGCCCTGTTGTCCGGGCTGCTGGCCACCTTGTTTATTATCCAAATCGTTAAACACTCGCGTATTAAATTTGATAGCGCGCTGGCTCTGGTCTTGTCGGTGTTCTTTGGACTGGGCATGGTTTTGTTAACCCATGTCCAGAAGATCCCCGATTCCAACCAAGCCGGTTTAAAACGCTTTATTTTCGGGCAGGCCGCGACTCTTTTACAGCGGGACGTGGTCCTGATGCTGGTTTGCGGCATAGTTCTCCTGATTCTGGTGATTATTTTCTGGAAAGAGTTCAAACTCTTTACTTTTGACAGCGATTTTGCCCGAAGTATCGGCTTCTCGCCCCGTAAACTCAACCTGCTGCTTTCTTTCATGATTGTGCTGACCATCATTATCGGTCTGCAGACGGTAGGGGTTATTCTGATGAGTGCCATGTTGATTGCTCCGGCTGTGGCCGCACGCCAGTGGACGGATAAACTGGCAATGATGGTACTGCTGGCCGCCGTTTTTGGAGCGCTCTCCGGCGTTGCCGGCACGATCGCCAGCTCTCTGGTACCCAAGCTGCCTACAGGTCCCTGCATTGTAATTATCGTCAGCCTAATCGTTCTGGTCAGCCTTTTGTTTGCCCCGGGGCGGGGAATGGTCGGCCGGCTGTACCGGCACAGACAAACCAGACTTACGCTTAAAGCAAATGGAGGTAAATCCGATGTCTCCGCAATTTGA
- a CDS encoding DUF4430 domain-containing protein, translating to MFKKLTIVLILLLAVLSMAACADKDTKVVTNLPEQVEEQSVTLDDSKEQPDDSKEKNPKAAAENSGKTAAAKDKKNVANAGASDKEPAAAENKKPTPKQAGVAVDRETYKGYKGPVQGEIKYKEGTPADTNSSSYKAAGDIESPYHVNLTVTRDYGHTKMFGKEVGLVKDEVGMEVMFRNLDIQTAYGGGFVNKINGLESKYTFYTGSERKKLDWFYWINGILAPVGVAEYRPQSGDEIWWDYHNWDVTMFIPAVIGSYPQPFKNGFLGKNPGTVIMYTDSFQDGAQKLKKSLLNQGVKEIDTAAYNPSALENPGKYYILLGTWGDLSAASDLLQKTNLKNKLIGVYVKFENGKIQALNTKGQTVKTFDDTTGVIYAFAPGIGATRPTWLVTGTDAGGVQAALDVLVNNPSSITQFFGAVVTPNGVENVPFMN from the coding sequence TTGTTTAAGAAGTTAACTATTGTTTTAATTTTACTGCTGGCAGTGCTTTCCATGGCTGCTTGTGCGGACAAGGATACTAAAGTGGTTACCAATCTGCCGGAACAGGTGGAAGAACAATCCGTAACGCTAGATGACAGTAAGGAACAGCCGGACGACAGTAAAGAGAAAAATCCCAAAGCGGCGGCCGAAAATTCCGGAAAAACCGCTGCGGCGAAGGATAAGAAAAACGTTGCGAACGCCGGGGCCTCCGACAAAGAACCGGCGGCGGCCGAAAATAAGAAACCGACCCCAAAACAAGCCGGTGTGGCCGTGGACCGGGAAACATACAAAGGCTACAAGGGCCCGGTACAGGGAGAAATTAAATATAAGGAAGGTACTCCGGCAGATACAAATTCCAGTTCTTATAAGGCTGCCGGAGATATTGAAAGTCCTTACCACGTAAATTTAACCGTTACCCGTGATTACGGCCATACAAAAATGTTTGGCAAAGAAGTGGGCCTGGTTAAGGACGAAGTGGGCATGGAAGTAATGTTCCGGAACTTGGACATCCAAACCGCTTACGGCGGCGGGTTTGTCAATAAAATTAACGGTTTGGAATCCAAGTATACCTTTTACACAGGTTCGGAGAGGAAAAAATTGGACTGGTTTTACTGGATAAACGGTATTTTAGCCCCGGTGGGCGTTGCTGAATACCGTCCTCAATCCGGGGATGAAATTTGGTGGGATTATCATAACTGGGATGTCACCATGTTTATCCCGGCGGTGATCGGTTCGTACCCCCAGCCCTTTAAAAACGGATTTTTGGGTAAAAATCCCGGCACAGTTATTATGTATACGGACTCCTTTCAAGATGGCGCGCAAAAGCTTAAGAAGAGCTTGTTAAATCAAGGCGTCAAAGAAATAGACACGGCCGCTTACAACCCGTCGGCGCTGGAAAACCCCGGTAAATACTATATTCTTCTGGGTACCTGGGGGGATTTGTCCGCCGCAAGCGATCTCCTGCAAAAAACCAACTTAAAAAACAAACTAATCGGGGTATACGTAAAATTTGAAAACGGTAAAATACAGGCCTTGAACACCAAGGGCCAAACCGTCAAAACATTTGACGATACGACAGGGGTCATCTATGCCTTTGCGCCGGGAATCGGCGCCACCAGGCCGACCTGGCTGGTAACGGGAACCGATGCCGGCGGTGTGCAAGCGGCTTTGGACGTGCTAGTAAATAATCCGTCTTCCATCACCCAATTTTTCGGGGCCGTAGTTACCCCAAACGGTGTGGAAAATGTACCTTTTATGAATTAG
- a CDS encoding metal ABC transporter ATP-binding protein: protein MDTKTTLDYVVEIEDLTVAYDAKPVLWDVDLKIPKGRLMAIVGPNGAGKTTLIKAMLNLLTSVSGVIRFLPERADGSPKKKNKIGYVPQSGSVDWDFPATVLDVVLMGRYGLLGWVKRPGKKDVAIARQTLQKVGMEEFAARQISRLSGGQQQRVFLARALVQEAEIYFMDEPFKGVDAQTEKAIVLLLKELKAQGKTVVVVHHDLQTVADYFDWVTLINLRVVTSGPVAEVFHEENLKRVYHSSGSLLKGGV, encoded by the coding sequence ATGGACACCAAAACAACACTGGACTATGTCGTTGAGATAGAGGATTTAACCGTTGCCTATGATGCCAAACCTGTTTTGTGGGATGTTGACCTGAAAATTCCCAAAGGCCGGCTGATGGCCATCGTCGGTCCCAACGGTGCCGGCAAAACCACCCTTATTAAAGCCATGCTCAATCTGCTTACCTCTGTTTCCGGTGTCATCCGTTTCCTGCCGGAGAGAGCGGATGGCTCACCCAAGAAGAAAAACAAAATTGGTTATGTACCGCAAAGCGGCAGTGTAGACTGGGATTTTCCCGCCACCGTGCTGGATGTGGTTCTAATGGGCCGCTACGGCCTGCTGGGCTGGGTGAAACGTCCCGGTAAGAAAGATGTAGCAATTGCCAGACAAACCTTGCAAAAAGTAGGCATGGAAGAGTTTGCCGCCCGCCAAATCAGCCGGCTCTCCGGCGGTCAGCAGCAGCGGGTCTTTCTGGCCAGAGCACTGGTGCAGGAAGCCGAGATCTATTTTATGGATGAACCGTTCAAGGGCGTGGATGCGCAAACGGAAAAGGCTATTGTTTTACTGCTTAAAGAGCTTAAAGCCCAGGGTAAAACAGTGGTGGTAGTCCATCATGACCTGCAAACCGTGGCCGACTATTTTGACTGGGTAACCCTGATCAATCTGCGCGTAGTTACCAGCGGACCGGTCGCCGAGGTCTTCCATGAAGAAAATCTAAAAAGAGTGTATCACAGCAGCGGCTCACTATTGAAAGGCGGCGTATGA
- a CDS encoding metal ABC transporter permease, which translates to MSPQFEIQLIATLTAVACSLPGVFLVLRGMSMMSDSITHTILLGIVLAFFLTNDLSSPLLIMGAALMGVITVWLTETLNRTRLLSEDAAIGIVFPLLFSVAIILITRYAGSVHLDTDAVLLGELAFAPFDRLVVSGMDLGARAIYTSGVILLLNLLVIVVFFKEFKLVTFDPMLAAVLGFSPVLVHYGLMTMISLTAVGAFEAVGSVLVVAFMIGPPVTAYLLTDDLKQMLILSGTAGAVNGILGYQTAAFLDASIAGSMAVVTGVVFCLAFIFAPQRGLVSVLRRRKLQRTEFARQTLLLHLYNREAEDQKAREAGTRLEQLHLHWSEAFARKIVLGLQKKGCLCFDGNFIKLTRQGRQISMRNYEELFGHFDKGHIF; encoded by the coding sequence ATGTCTCCGCAATTTGAAATACAACTGATTGCCACGCTTACAGCCGTTGCTTGTTCCCTGCCCGGCGTTTTTTTGGTCCTGCGCGGGATGTCCATGATGTCCGATTCCATTACCCACACTATCTTACTGGGCATCGTGCTGGCCTTCTTCCTGACCAATGACCTTTCCTCCCCCCTCTTAATCATGGGGGCCGCCCTGATGGGTGTTATCACGGTCTGGCTGACGGAAACCCTCAACCGCACCCGGCTTTTATCCGAGGATGCCGCTATTGGCATTGTCTTCCCACTTTTATTCAGCGTGGCTATTATTCTGATTACCCGTTACGCCGGTTCGGTGCATTTGGACACTGATGCGGTACTGTTGGGCGAACTGGCTTTTGCTCCTTTTGATCGCCTGGTTGTCTCCGGCATGGATCTTGGCGCCAGGGCTATTTACACCAGCGGCGTTATTCTGCTGTTAAACTTGCTGGTGATTGTGGTTTTTTTCAAAGAATTTAAACTTGTCACCTTTGATCCCATGCTGGCCGCCGTTTTGGGTTTCTCTCCGGTCCTGGTGCATTACGGCCTGATGACCATGATCTCACTAACGGCCGTGGGCGCTTTTGAAGCCGTCGGTTCGGTCCTGGTTGTGGCCTTTATGATCGGCCCGCCGGTAACGGCTTATCTGTTGACGGATGATCTGAAACAAATGCTGATTCTAAGCGGAACTGCCGGGGCCGTAAACGGTATTTTGGGTTATCAAACGGCAGCCTTCCTGGACGCTTCCATTGCCGGCAGTATGGCGGTGGTTACCGGAGTGGTTTTCTGCCTGGCTTTCATTTTTGCTCCGCAGCGCGGTTTGGTCAGTGTCCTGCGCCGGCGCAAGCTGCAGAGAACTGAATTTGCCCGGCAAACCCTGCTTTTGCATCTTTACAACCGCGAAGCAGAGGATCAAAAAGCACGGGAAGCCGGGACCCGCCTGGAGCAGCTTCATTTGCACTGGAGTGAAGCTTTTGCCCGAAAGATTGTTTTGGGTTTGCAAAAAAAAGGTTGTCTTTGCTTTGACGGCAATTTTATTAAGCTGACCCGGCAAGGAAGGCAGATTAGTATGCGCAATTACGAGGAGTTGTTTGGACATTTTGACAAAGGTCATATTTTTTAA
- a CDS encoding adenosylcobinamide amidohydrolase, with the protein MLEEITCFKKQVSIPGINFYIHGNNTFLIASDNPLKVLSSAVLGADLHQARYIINHTVDKDYNGSNPERDLSKVAAGLGLGKEVLGMMTAVSITHTFLSHVNHRGLSVATFCTAGIGNPGVAGLPIGKVTNRQKYGTINLILLIDGNLTASAMVNAVITATEAKTRALFKANVCLPDGELVTGTTTDALVIACTGKGQALSYAGTATDLGYYIGRTTSEAIFQGVANYISLSGAGEYIIKNKGHLVN; encoded by the coding sequence TTGTTAGAAGAAATAACCTGTTTTAAAAAACAAGTTTCCATTCCGGGAATCAATTTTTATATTCACGGCAATAACACATTTCTCATTGCGTCGGACAACCCGTTAAAAGTGCTGAGTTCCGCCGTGCTGGGGGCGGATCTTCACCAGGCCAGATACATTATTAACCATACTGTGGACAAAGACTATAACGGCAGTAATCCCGAACGGGACTTGTCAAAAGTAGCCGCGGGCTTGGGGCTGGGAAAAGAGGTCTTGGGTATGATGACGGCTGTTAGTATCACCCATACCTTTCTAAGTCACGTTAATCATCGGGGACTTTCCGTGGCCACTTTTTGCACGGCGGGGATAGGTAATCCGGGCGTAGCCGGTTTGCCTATCGGTAAAGTAACCAACCGACAAAAATACGGAACCATCAATCTTATTTTGTTAATTGACGGAAATCTTACCGCCTCCGCCATGGTTAACGCCGTAATAACCGCCACGGAGGCTAAAACAAGGGCTTTATTCAAGGCAAATGTCTGCCTGCCCGATGGCGAACTGGTTACAGGCACTACCACAGATGCGCTGGTCATCGCCTGCACCGGCAAAGGGCAAGCCCTGTCTTATGCCGGCACGGCCACAGATTTGGGATATTATATCGGACGGACTACCTCCGAAGCTATTTTCCAGGGTGTGGCCAACTATATCTCACTGTCCGGCGCCGGGGAATATATCATTAAGAATAAGGGCCATTTGGTAAATTAA
- a CDS encoding iron dependent repressor, metal binding and dimerization domain protein, with protein MGNDTDLEFRTVRGYQLIKQQEGQLTPALEDYLEMAYRLCLQHGYTRVGIISGELHVKPSSASKMISRLVNLGYLAYDRHESILLTKKGQESGAYLLERHNTVEEFLQLIGCENALEETELIEHSLSPATVCRLNTLLGFFKSESCIRKRYEELKNKQRGTDNF; from the coding sequence ATGGGTAACGATACAGACTTGGAATTTCGGACCGTAAGGGGATATCAACTCATTAAGCAACAAGAAGGACAACTTACCCCGGCTTTGGAAGATTATTTGGAAATGGCCTACAGGCTTTGCCTGCAGCATGGCTATACACGCGTGGGTATTATTTCCGGAGAACTGCATGTCAAGCCTTCGTCCGCTTCTAAGATGATTTCCAGGCTGGTTAACCTCGGGTATTTGGCATACGACCGTCATGAAAGTATTCTTTTAACAAAGAAAGGACAGGAAAGCGGTGCTTATCTTCTTGAGCGCCATAACACGGTGGAAGAGTTTTTACAACTGATTGGCTGTGAAAATGCGCTGGAAGAAACGGAACTGATCGAGCATTCTTTAAGTCCGGCAACCGTTTGCCGGTTGAATACTTTGCTGGGATTCTTTAAAAGTGAGAGTTGTATCCGAAAAAGATATGAAGAATTAAAAAATAAGCAAAGGGGTACCGATAATTTTTAA
- a CDS encoding MoxR family ATPase — protein sequence MERNLVINFQEYFTALESEVGKLIIGQDEIVRQVMIGIIAGGNVLLEGAPGLGKTQLVKTLARVLDLSFSRIQFTPDLMPMDITGTVIMHKNQGELNFSFEKGPIFHSLVLADEINRATPKTQSAFLEAMQEKTVTVGATSYPLPDPFFVLATENPLEMEGTYPLPEAQLDRFMFKLKIFLPELNDLSRIMDLTVGGSREPQVKKAATGEQILQMQQIAREVPVAAEVKQYALKIILATHPDHSRLQLVKDYVTCGASPRGAQSMLAAAKIRALARGRYNVSYEDIKVMAHPCLRHRVFLNFRAGSDQVDTDTIIEELLRQVN from the coding sequence ATGGAGCGGAATCTCGTAATTAATTTTCAAGAATATTTTACAGCCCTGGAAAGTGAAGTGGGTAAGCTGATCATAGGGCAGGACGAGATAGTCAGGCAGGTTATGATCGGCATTATTGCCGGCGGCAATGTGCTGCTGGAAGGAGCGCCGGGCCTGGGTAAAACTCAATTGGTAAAAACCCTGGCCCGGGTGCTGGATCTTTCCTTCTCCCGCATCCAGTTCACTCCGGATTTGATGCCAATGGATATTACAGGTACTGTAATCATGCATAAAAACCAGGGCGAGCTGAACTTTTCATTTGAAAAAGGTCCTATCTTTCACTCCCTGGTGCTGGCCGATGAAATCAACCGGGCCACCCCGAAAACTCAGAGCGCGTTTCTGGAAGCGATGCAGGAAAAAACCGTAACGGTGGGCGCCACATCTTATCCCTTGCCCGACCCCTTCTTTGTGCTGGCTACCGAGAATCCCCTGGAAATGGAAGGAACTTATCCTCTGCCCGAAGCGCAGCTGGATAGGTTTATGTTTAAGTTGAAGATATTCTTGCCGGAGCTGAATGACTTATCCCGGATAATGGACCTCACAGTAGGCGGCTCCCGGGAGCCGCAGGTCAAGAAGGCGGCCACCGGTGAACAGATTCTGCAGATGCAGCAAATTGCCCGGGAAGTGCCGGTGGCTGCGGAGGTAAAGCAGTACGCTCTGAAAATTATACTGGCCACCCATCCCGACCATAGCCGGTTGCAGCTGGTCAAGGATTACGTAACCTGCGGCGCCAGTCCCCGGGGGGCGCAGTCCATGCTGGCCGCGGCCAAAATACGGGCCCTGGCCCGGGGCCGCTATAACGTTTCCTACGAGGACATTAAAGTTATGGCTCACCCCTGTCTGCGCCACCGCGTTTTTCTGAATTTTCGGGCCGGGTCGGACCAGGTGGACACCGACACGATTATAGAGGAACTATTGCGGCAGGTGAATTAA
- a CDS encoding zinc ABC transporter substrate-binding protein, protein MFSKIKLILVILAAGLFISAGCVQPRTQRENPTHSTADEVRLNIVATTTMLADLTKVIGGEYVKINGLMGPGIDPHLYQASAGDVTLMQDADVVVYNGLHLEGKMGDIFESLKTQGSAVICIEDGLEEAKLLRAEDDPDVHDPHIWFDVTLWQDAAGVLAQGLTEIDAAHAEIYLSNLERYLTELDELDNYIRERAAEVPEGQRVLVTAHDAFNYFGKAYGFEVRGLQGISTDSEAGTSDVSSLADFITTRKIKAIFVESSVPPKTIEALRAAVKAKGFDTAIGGELYSDSLGGENSGAGTYILTCKANIDTIVDALK, encoded by the coding sequence GTGTTTTCCAAAATAAAATTAATCCTGGTGATTTTGGCGGCAGGACTGTTTATATCGGCGGGATGTGTCCAGCCCCGGACACAACGGGAGAACCCCACGCATTCCACGGCAGATGAGGTAAGGTTAAACATAGTTGCCACCACAACCATGCTGGCCGATTTAACTAAAGTCATCGGCGGAGAATATGTCAAGATTAACGGCTTAATGGGACCGGGAATCGACCCCCATCTCTACCAGGCCAGCGCGGGCGACGTGACTTTGATGCAGGATGCCGATGTTGTAGTCTATAACGGCCTGCACCTGGAAGGGAAAATGGGTGACATTTTCGAATCCCTTAAAACTCAAGGCAGCGCGGTCATCTGCATTGAAGATGGGCTGGAGGAAGCAAAGCTTTTGCGTGCGGAAGATGACCCCGATGTCCACGACCCCCATATCTGGTTTGACGTGACACTATGGCAGGATGCAGCCGGAGTGCTGGCCCAAGGCCTGACTGAAATTGATGCCGCTCATGCAGAGATCTATCTGTCAAATCTTGAACGTTACTTAACGGAGCTGGATGAGCTGGATAACTATATCAGGGAACGGGCGGCGGAGGTGCCGGAGGGACAGCGGGTGCTGGTCACCGCTCATGACGCCTTTAATTACTTTGGTAAAGCCTACGGGTTTGAAGTCAGAGGTTTGCAAGGCATCAGCACGGATTCCGAAGCCGGTACGTCCGATGTGAGCAGCCTGGCCGATTTTATCACTACAAGAAAGATTAAAGCCATTTTTGTAGAGTCCTCGGTACCCCCCAAAACGATTGAGGCCCTGCGGGCGGCGGTAAAAGCCAAGGGCTTTGATACAGCAATCGGTGGCGAGCTGTATTCCGACTCCCTGGGCGGAGAGAATTCAGGAGCCGGAACCTATATCCTTACTTGCAAGGCCAATATCGATACCATCGTCGATGCCTTAAAATAA
- a CDS encoding DUF58 domain-containing protein, with translation MNNLSIDQFLKEIDHLVLFSRKRLIKGAAGNRRGKGRGISLDFYGHRGYLPGDDIRRVDWKAYSRTGNVYVREYTEERQLQVNIILDSSVSMDFGNPNKWTAARKAALGLSYITLKQGDKLSFCALNDQIRIIQKQAGGKESFYQLLREVRELKPAGQTVLKGIIDSKQSGPGMTFLISDLFGDGLPEALDHLCFGGQDVVVLHLLSPQETNPDYEGEFKFIDLETGEARPVYLDQRTRAIYRVKVNEFIQNCRTICHRRDVRYVFGSTGKSAVSLVAAAAGIV, from the coding sequence ATGAATAACCTGTCAATAGATCAATTTTTAAAGGAAATTGATCATCTGGTGCTGTTTAGCAGGAAGCGGCTGATTAAAGGAGCCGCAGGAAATCGCCGGGGCAAGGGGCGGGGAATATCCCTGGATTTTTACGGGCACCGGGGATATTTGCCCGGCGACGATATACGCCGGGTGGATTGGAAGGCCTATTCCCGCACCGGTAACGTCTATGTCCGGGAATATACGGAAGAGAGACAACTGCAGGTTAATATAATTTTGGACAGCAGCGTTTCCATGGATTTCGGCAATCCCAACAAATGGACCGCGGCCCGGAAGGCAGCCCTGGGTCTAAGTTATATTACTCTGAAGCAGGGGGATAAGCTGAGCTTTTGCGCCTTAAATGATCAAATTAGGATCATCCAAAAGCAGGCCGGGGGCAAAGAGAGTTTCTATCAATTGCTGCGGGAGGTGCGCGAATTAAAACCGGCGGGGCAAACCGTATTAAAAGGTATTATAGACAGCAAGCAATCGGGTCCCGGCATGACTTTTTTAATTTCTGATTTGTTTGGTGACGGCCTGCCGGAAGCCCTGGACCATCTTTGCTTCGGGGGGCAGGATGTGGTAGTGCTGCACCTGCTGTCTCCCCAGGAAACGAACCCCGACTACGAAGGGGAATTTAAATTTATTGATTTGGAAACGGGGGAAGCCAGACCGGTTTATCTGGATCAAAGAACCAGGGCGATTTACCGGGTCAAAGTTAATGAATTTATACAAAACTGCAGAACAATTTGCCACAGGCGGGATGTAAGATATGTTTTCGGGAGTACCGGCAAATCAGCGGTTAGTCTGGTGGCCGCGGCGGCGGGGATAGTGTAA
- a CDS encoding BatA domain-containing protein, with protein sequence MSFLQPMGLLLALALPLIIILHFRKQQVAEKNVPTLMLWNQVLREVQGVKTRSINRRLLLLLQLLIGALLVLALARPVWIASWHGEEVTIALDCSLSMQAVEGGATRLAKAGDELTGYLATLPDDVRINLVLLQKNSRLVLEKASPDEVVERLARIACTSEVLDMETAAGVLNACPAPRVVITDKELPLGDKRIKVGEHLENMGITGGTYDYHTHAALCRVKNYASADRTVLLQLEDDRGRRDVQKVDIPAGREADVNWPRLDTGAQLLRVTIQNQDLLAVDNSFLLPVGDSFSKKVLLVGESYYLQQALASLPGITVQSVDRWDGVKDQYDLYIINQEPPAGMLPAEARVWRLNPPAKMLGGQIDGPAPLTISPGTLARDLESDLQGAYVNKCAVLKLQPGYRVVMEAAGKPVMAAADRRLYSTPDWDNTNFTLLPAFPILVDNILAWFFQDEAAWLQPGDQIYPERDRALRVQGPQGFNAALEGIPVTLGRPGVYQIMESGQKVRTIIVNPPSGLVSGTIEQSEKQNKNELTGGVGSAGLLPPLNLQVIILVLALVLLAVEWQVYRREL encoded by the coding sequence ATGAGTTTTTTACAGCCCATGGGATTGCTGCTGGCCCTGGCTCTGCCCCTGATAATTATATTGCATTTCCGCAAACAACAGGTGGCCGAAAAAAATGTCCCTACTCTGATGCTGTGGAACCAGGTGCTCCGGGAAGTGCAGGGAGTTAAAACAAGGAGCATAAACCGCCGCTTGTTGCTGTTGCTGCAGCTTTTGATCGGTGCTCTGTTGGTGCTGGCTTTGGCCCGTCCTGTTTGGATAGCATCCTGGCATGGTGAGGAGGTTACCATTGCCCTGGATTGCTCCCTCTCCATGCAGGCCGTGGAAGGCGGCGCCACTCGTCTGGCCAAGGCCGGGGATGAACTAACCGGCTACCTGGCGACACTGCCGGACGATGTGCGGATTAACCTGGTATTGCTGCAGAAGAACAGCCGCCTGGTACTGGAAAAAGCCTCCCCCGATGAGGTAGTGGAAAGATTGGCGCGTATTGCCTGTACCAGTGAGGTCCTGGATATGGAAACGGCCGCCGGGGTGCTGAACGCCTGCCCGGCCCCCCGGGTGGTGATTACCGATAAGGAACTGCCCCTGGGCGACAAGCGGATTAAAGTGGGTGAGCATCTGGAGAATATGGGCATTACCGGTGGTACGTATGATTATCATACCCATGCCGCCCTGTGCCGGGTAAAAAATTACGCTTCCGCCGACCGCACCGTATTGCTTCAGCTGGAGGACGACCGGGGCCGCCGGGACGTTCAGAAGGTGGATATCCCGGCCGGCCGGGAAGCGGATGTCAACTGGCCCCGGCTGGACACGGGCGCGCAATTGCTGCGGGTAACCATTCAAAATCAAGATTTGCTTGCCGTGGATAACTCTTTTCTGCTGCCGGTTGGTGACAGCTTTAGCAAAAAAGTGCTGCTGGTGGGCGAAAGCTACTATTTGCAGCAAGCCCTTGCCAGTCTGCCCGGTATTACCGTACAAAGTGTCGACCGGTGGGATGGGGTCAAGGATCAATACGACCTATATATTATCAATCAGGAGCCCCCTGCCGGAATGCTCCCGGCGGAAGCCCGTGTCTGGCGGCTTAATCCGCCCGCAAAGATGCTTGGCGGGCAGATAGACGGTCCGGCTCCGTTAACAATTTCCCCGGGTACCCTGGCCAGGGATCTAGAATCGGACCTGCAGGGAGCCTATGTGAATAAGTGCGCCGTTCTGAAATTGCAGCCGGGGTATCGGGTGGTAATGGAGGCCGCCGGCAAACCGGTGATGGCGGCAGCGGACAGACGGCTTTATTCTACGCCGGACTGGGATAATACCAATTTCACTTTGCTCCCGGCTTTTCCCATCCTGGTGGACAATATATTGGCGTGGTTCTTCCAGGATGAAGCGGCGTGGCTGCAACCGGGCGATCAGATTTACCCGGAGCGGGACCGGGCTTTGAGAGTACAAGGCCCGCAGGGTTTTAACGCGGCACTGGAAGGAATTCCGGTAACCTTGGGCCGACCCGGCGTTTATCAAATTATGGAAAGCGGTCAAAAGGTGCGAACAATTATTGTCAATCCTCCGTCCGGACTTGTCTCCGGAACTATTGAGCAGTCGGAGAAGCAAAATAAAAATGAGCTAACCGGGGGCGTCGGTTCAGCGGGATTGTTGCCGCCGCTTAATCTGCAGGTTATCATCCTGGTGCTGGCGCTTGTGCTGCTGGCGGTGGAATGGCAGGTGTACAGACGTGAGCTTTAG